Sequence from the Candidatus Zixiibacteriota bacterium genome:
CGACCGTATCGACTGTGAGTGTATCGTTCGCGGGTATATCTCCGGCTCTATGTGGAAAGAGCTTCTCGAAGCTCGCTCAGGCGGCTTGCATGAAGTGCACGGGTTTGAATTCCCGCCCACTCTTCAGGAGTCTGAGAAACTGCCTGAGACGATTTTTACACCATCGACCAAGAACGACACCGGTCACGACGAGAACATCAGTTATGCCCAGCTGGTCTCCACCATCGGCGACGAGCAGGCAACGATGTGCCGCGACGCCTCAATAGCAATCTACACCAAGGCGGCTGAGTACGCTCTGGCCAGGGGGATAATTATCGCCGACACCAAGTTTGAGTTCGGCTTCAAAAACGGACGGTTCATTCTGATCGACGAAGTGCTATCGCCCGACTCCAGCCGCTTCTGGCCGGTCGATCTCTACGAGGTCGGCAAAAGCCAACCATCGTTTGACAAACAGCCGATTCGCGACTATCTGGCCGGGTTGGCCTGGGACCGCAAACCACCGGGACCGACGTTGCCCGACGAAGTGGTCGACGCATCGGCACAACGATACCGCGAAGCACAAAGACTGATTACAGGAAGTTGAGAGCATGAGCGATAAGGTGAAAATCAAGCGCGCCGTCATCTCGGTCTCGGATAAGAGTGGCGTTGAGGACCTGGCCTTGAAACTGGAAGCCATGGGCGTTGAGATTCTGTCAACCGGCGGCACAATGAAAAGACTGAAAGAGGCCGGAGTCCAGGTCATTTCGGTATCTACATTCACCGGCGCCCCGGAAATCATGGGCGGGCGGGTCAAGACGCTGCACCCGAAAATCTACGCAGGCATACTTTGCCGCCGCGACAACCCCGGCGACATGGAACAGTTGAGTGAGCAGGACTATCGCCCGATTGATCTGGTCGTGGTCAACCTGTATCCTTTCCAACAGACCGTGGCCCGACAAGATGCAGACGACGCCGAGATTATTGAAAACATCGATATCGGCGGACCCTCGATGATCCGCGCATCGTCGAAGAACTATGAGGCCATCACAGTAGTAGTGGATCCATCCGATTACGGCAAGTTGATCGAACAAATGGAGGCCAACGACAGCGCAACCGATCTTGAGTTCAGAAAATCATGTGCAGCCAAAGCGTTTGCACAAACCGCTGCATATGACTCAGCCATCGCCACCTACTACAAAAGCGGTCGCGGTGCAGAAGCTGACAAGTTTCCGGCCCAATTGACACCGTCGTACTCCTTCACCAGCCAGC
This genomic interval carries:
- a CDS encoding phosphoribosylaminoimidazolesuccinocarboxamide synthase encodes the protein MILIDEKVVLTSNIAEYPLMVQGKVRDVYDLGDQLLFVTSDRISAFDVVLPNGIPGKGKVLTAMSLFWFELLADTVENHLITADVDQYPEPLQKYRDILEGRSMIVTKADRIDCECIVRGYISGSMWKELLEARSGGLHEVHGFEFPPTLQESEKLPETIFTPSTKNDTGHDENISYAQLVSTIGDEQATMCRDASIAIYTKAAEYALARGIIIADTKFEFGFKNGRFILIDEVLSPDSSRFWPVDLYEVGKSQPSFDKQPIRDYLAGLAWDRKPPGPTLPDEVVDASAQRYREAQRLITGS